CGATCGCCGGGGGTGCGGCGCTGTTCGGGACGGTGGTGCTCGTCGTGCTGCACCTGTGGCTGACCCCGAAGGCGGACCCGCAGGAGCGCAGCGCGCCCGGCCCGTGGCTGAGCGGCGCGTTCGTGATCATGCTGCTGTTCGGCCTGAGTGCGGGGGCGCTGACCCTGCCGGGCGTGGCGCAGTGGGTCACGGACCTGCGCGGCGCGCTGCGATGACCGACCCGGCCCGGCAGGGCCTGTGGGCGCGCGTGCGGGCGTTCGCGCGGCACCTGAAGGCGGAACTGCTCGCCCTGAGCCTCGCGGCCCGCGACCCGCGCAGCCCCTGGTACGCGCGGGCGTGGGCGCTGCTGGTCCTCGCGTACGCGCTGAGCCCCATCGACCTGATCCCGGACTTCATCCCGGTGCTGGGGCAGCTGGACGACCTGCTGCTCGTCCCGGCGGGGCTGTGGGTGGCGCTGCGCCTGATCCCGCCAGAGGTGCTCGTGGACGCCCGGCGCGAGGCGGCGACCCACCCACAGAAACTGGCCCGCAGCGCGCTGGGCGCGGCGCTGATCGTGCTGGTGTACGTGGCCCTGGTCGTGCTGGCGTGGGCGTGGTGGCGCGCCCGCAGCGGCTGATAAGGGCTCCGGTTGAAAGGTTTGCAAAAACTTTCAACCCGAGCGGATGCGACTCGCAGAGCTGCGCAGCAAAGCGGGTTCCGGGCGTGGAGTTGGCAACCCGGTGTGGTTCCGGGTGGTTAACGAAACAGACGGAATCCGTATGACAGGCGGAGGTTGACGGGCGGACCGGCAGGGCATCCGACTCCGGCACACGGCCGGGGGAGCGGGTAGCATGCTCCGGATGGCCCGTTCCCGCCCGACTGCCCCTCCCGCCCCTGTTCCCGAGGCGCCGCTGCCCGCCTCGATCCTGGCCGGGCCGCGCCTGTTCGCCCGCGCGCTGGCCCCCACCGAGCCGCTCGCGTGGCGGTACCTGGGTGTGGTGGCGGTCGCGGCGGTGCTGTCCGGAGGGGCATACGCGGCGCTGGTCCGCCCGGCGGTGAACCTCGCGGCCGAGGTGGCGGGCGGCGCGTCCCCGCTCGCATCACACGCGCTGAACGTGATCGGCGGGGCGTTCCTGTCCATGTTCACATTCGGGCTGATGTGGGGCCTGGGTCTGCTCGGTGCGGGCCGCGCGGGGCGCCCGGCGGAGGTGTTCGGCGCGACCTTCGCGCTGCTGCCGCCCCTGTACGTGCTCGTGATCGTCCTGAGCTTCCTGATTCCGGACGGCGCGTGGCGCCCGGCGGCGGACGCGCTGGCGGCGGTGGGCAAGGACCCGAACGCGGCGCAGCGGCTGGGGCTGGCGGGTCTGAAGACCACCTCGGCGGCGTTCCTGCTGCTCGTGGTTACGCTGGTGGCGCCGCTGGTGCAGTCCGGGCTGGCGTTCGTGGCGTTCCGCGAACTGACGGGCCGGGCGGGCCGCGCGGCGCTGGGCGCGCTGCTGCCACTGCTGCCCGCGCTGACGGTGGGGTTCATCGCGCTGGCGCCCGTGCTCCTGGCCCGCTGAACGGGAACCGCCCCGCGGGTGGGCGGGGCGGGGAAGAGGTGGGATCAGGTCAGAACACGCTCTTGGCTGGGTCCCACAGGCGCCACAGTTCGTACAGGCCGATCAGGAGGTGCAGGACAACTTTCGCGGCGATCCCGGCCAGCAGGCCGATCAGGGTGCCCCAGGCGCTGCGCAGCGCGTCCATGGGCGCCTTGCGCACGATCAGCAACTCGGCGGTCAGGGCGCCCAGCAGCGGCCCGACGATCAGGCCGAACGGGATGATCGGCAGGATGCCCACGATTCCGCCGATGATGGCGCCCCACACGGCCTGTTTGCTGCCGCCGTACTTGCGGGCGCCCCAGGCGGAGGCGACGTTGTCGATCATGCCGATCAGGACCGTGATGACCCCGAAGGTCATCAGGAACGGCAGGTCCGGCCAGGGCTGGAAGCCGTCGACCAGGGTGGCGGCGACGCTGCCGATGAAGATGATGGCGGTGGCGGGCAGGGCGGGCACGAAGGTGCCGATCATGCCGATTACCCACGCGACGAGGAAGATCAGGAACGCGAGACTCACGCGCCTCAGTACGCCACACGCGGCGCGT
The DNA window shown above is from Deinococcus sedimenti and carries:
- a CDS encoding YkvA family protein, which gives rise to MTDPARQGLWARVRAFARHLKAELLALSLAARDPRSPWYARAWALLVLAYALSPIDLIPDFIPVLGQLDDLLLVPAGLWVALRLIPPEVLVDARREAATHPQKLARSALGAALIVLVYVALVVLAWAWWRARSG
- a CDS encoding DUF456 domain-containing protein, whose protein sequence is MSLAFLIFLVAWVIGMIGTFVPALPATAIIFIGSVAATLVDGFQPWPDLPFLMTFGVITVLIGMIDNVASAWGARKYGGSKQAVWGAIIGGIVGILPIIPFGLIVGPLLGALTAELLIVRKAPMDALRSAWGTLIGLLAGIAAKVVLHLLIGLYELWRLWDPAKSVF